Proteins co-encoded in one Octopus bimaculoides isolate UCB-OBI-ISO-001 chromosome 7, ASM119413v2, whole genome shotgun sequence genomic window:
- the LOC106870572 gene encoding myb-like protein D translates to MAEMNDVSPESGSNIDHKDNGLLQDDDNDSSNVKGKDLGVEGGEDNFTNSDNNNNNNGNNNINNGNNHNSNINDIKTLLEDTPDDKVRREEDDDDLSYLYDTIGNNNNKNDKSGKKSPLFQDDEWENRVKQLRKEISETEEQHTIWKNNFSARRNVAIEKWKEIKKKKQQQIQKMHKLKNLANGNAEEETESMEEMVTDQTKVE, encoded by the coding sequence ATGGCAGAAATGAATGATGTATCTCCAGAGTCAGGGTCAAATATAGACCATAAAGATAATGGATTACttcaagatgatgataatgacagcagTAATGTTAAAGGAAAAGACTTGGGTGTCGAAGGTGGTGAAGATAATTTCACtaacagtgacaataacaacaataataatggtaataacaacataaataatggtaataaccacaacagcaatatcaaTGACATTAAAACTCTTTTGGAAGACACACCAGATGATAAAGTGAGAAGAGAGGAAGACGATGATGATTTGTCCTACCTTTATGACACAattggcaataacaacaacaaaaatgacaagaGTGGTAAAAAAAGCCCACTGTTCCAAGATGATGAATGGGAAAATCGTGTGAAGCAACTGAGGAAAGAAATCAGTGAAACGGAAGAACAACATACGATttggaaaaataatttttctgcAAGAAGGAATGTTGCcatagaaaaatggaaagagattaagaaaaagaaacaacagcagATTCAAAAGATGCATAAATTGAAGAATCTTGCCAATGGAAATgcagaggaagagacagaaagtATGGAAGAAATGGTAACTGATCAAACTAAAGTTGaatga